The nucleotide window CAGCTCGGCCACGTACAGCTGGGTGAAGGACGGGTAGCGGTCGATGAAGACGAGACCGGCCCGGATCATCGCGTCCAGCGCGTCGACCTTGCTGCCGCCCTCCTCGGCGGTCCGCTCCGCCGCTTCCCGCAGGGAAGCGGTGAGGAGCCCCACGCCGTGCCGCAGCAACTCCTCGAAGAGGACCGACTTGCTCGCGAAGTTGTAGTAGACCGTGCCCTTGGCGACGCCGGCGCGCTCGGCGATCTCGTCCACCGTCGTGGCGGAGAACCCCTGTTCGGCGATGAGGGTGACGGCGGCCTCGTAGAGCTTCTGCCGGGTCGCCTCGCGGCGGCCCCCGCCTGCGCCGCCGGGGGCTTTGCTGCTTTCCATGGCCCTGATTGTCACAGGAACCGGGGCATGGGTGGTCACAGGCTCAACTCCGGGTGCAGTCGGTCCAGGGTCCACACCTGCTTGCGGCGGGCGGCGACC belongs to Streptomyces graminofaciens and includes:
- a CDS encoding TetR/AcrR family transcriptional regulator, with product MESSKAPGGAGGGRREATRQKLYEAAVTLIAEQGFSATTVDEIAERAGVAKGTVYYNFASKSVLFEELLRHGVGLLTASLREAAERTAEEGGSKVDALDAMIRAGLVFIDRYPSFTQLYVAELWRTNRAWQSTLMVVRQEAVAVVEGVLREGVAAGELSDEIDVGLTASALVGMVLVAALDWKAFQPERSLDDVHSALSRLLQGRVSGNR